In Thermococcus profundus, the genomic stretch TACATCAAGGGCAAGATGAAGGACTTCGATGAGATACTCTTCGACAACTACATTATGTTCGAGAGGACTGAGGGAGTAGGTGTCATGGACAAGAAGTTCGCCCTTAAACACGCTGTAACCGGGCCAAACCTCAGGGCAACGGGCGTTCCCTACGACGTCAGGAAGGACGACCCGTACCTCTACTACCCGGAGCTCGAGTTCGAGGTTCCGATCCTCAAAGAGGGCGACAGCCTCGCGAGAACCCTCGTCAGAAGATACGAAATGGAGCAGGACCTTTACATACTCGAACAGCTCCTCGACATGGGGCCGCCGAGCGGGCCCTACATGGTTCAGGATCCAAGGCTCAAGGCACTTCCGAGGTTCAAACCGCCTAAAGGAGAGGCCTATGCCCACGTGGAAAGCACCAAGGGTGACTTCGGGGTTTTCGTCGTCAGCGATGGAACCCACAAGCCTTACAGAGCCCACTTCCGCGGTCCAAGCCAGAGCCACGGCGTAACAGTGCTTGAGAAGCTCCTTGAGGGAGCGCGCCTTGCCGACGTCCCTGTCATATTGAAGACCCTGGACAACTGCCCGCCGGACATAGACAGGTGATGAAGATGGAGAGCGTTGAGAAGCCGAGGGTTAGGGTTGTGGGCGAGGAGAAGGTCAAGCTCAAGAAGTCATTCGTCAAGCCCTGGATGGGCATCAAGTACCTCTTCAAGAAGCCCGTAACGATAAAGATACCCTATGAGAAGATAGAGCCGGCTCCGAAGTACAGGGGCTTCCACACCCTCGATTGGAAGAAGTGCATAGGTTGCAACTTCTGCGGCCAGATATGCCCGGCCAGGGCAATAGAGATGACGTGGATAGAGGTGGACGGCAAGGTCGAGAAGAGGCCGCACCCGAAGGTGGACTACGGCAGGTGTACATTCTGCCAGTTCTGCGTTGACGTCTGCCCGACGGGTGCGCTGGGACACGTTGAGAACTACTACCTAACAACGGCCGGTCTTGAAGAGGATCTCCAGCTCTACGACTGGGTTCCCATCGATCCGAAGAAGGTGCGGGAGCTCAATGAGAAGTTCAACGACTACCGCTTCCCTGTTGAGAGAATCAAGTTCAACAAGGAGACGAAGGAGGTTACCTACTACCTCAGGGACGGCACAGAGTTCAAATTCAAGATACTCGGCTACGGCCTCAAGCCCCCAGCGGCCGCCAAGCCAAAGCCCGCCGCCAAACCTGCGGAAAAGCCCGCAGAGAAAAAGGAAGAGCCCAAGTCCAAGGAAAAGAAGGAGTGAACTTTTCTTTTCCTTTAATTTAGCATCTCAAAGGGGACCCGTTCTCAGCAACCATGACGGTTTTGACCTTTTTGTGACCGCAGGGCGAAGTCCAAGAATTAAAAATGTGAGAAGTTCAGAGTATTCTCTCCAGAACCATCGCCGTTATGGCCCCTACCGCCATCCCTGACTCGAGGATGCTGGCTATCAGCTCGGGGAAGTGGGCCAGGAACTCCGGCGGGAGCTGGGGTGCGCCGAGGCCCGCTATGAGCGCCGCCGCAAGGATCAGTGTGTTCCTGTCGCTGAACTCCACCTTCTCCTTTATCAGCCTCAAACCTGTAACGCTTATCATGCCGTAGAGCGCTAGGGTGAGTCCGCCGAGAACCGGCGCAGGCATCGAGGCGAGTATTCCGGCGAACTTCGGGAGAAGGGAGAGGAACATCAGGATCACAGCACCAACCTGAACCACGTGCCTGCTGCCGACCTTTGTGAGAGCCACAACCCCTATGTTCTCGGAGTAGCTCGTCGTCCCGCAGGCTCCAAGAAGGCCAGCTATCGAGCACGCCAGCCCCTCGCTCCCTATGCCCCTGGTTATGTGCTTCCCAGTTATATCGGAGCCGGTTACCGTCGCTATAGCGTGGTAGTCGCCGACGCTCTCGATTATGCTCACCATGAACGCGAATAGGAGAATCACTATGGCGCTCGTGTCAAACACCGGCCGGCCCCAGGGAAAGAGGGTCGGGACGCTCAGAACGGGCAGGCTCTTCACGAGCCCGAAGTCTGTAAGCCCGAGTGGGATGCTAACGAGGTATCCAACCGCCGCGCCGACAACCACTGGCATCGCCTTCAGGCTCCCCTTGGCCTTTAGGGCAACGAAGACCGTCGTGAGGAACGTTACCAGGGCCACCAGGCTGGCTTTGACGAGGGTGGAACCGGAGGGGTCAGCGTAGAA encodes the following:
- a CDS encoding NADH-quinone oxidoreductase subunit D; protein product: MTNPEVPKELREEAKQHDMYLHPIDKDTYELFFGPQHMATENFSIILKMDGNRIEKAIVNPGFLHRGFEKLAEHRPYFSNIALILRICVPESDVPENIYSMAVDEIVGWEVPDRAQWIRTVVLEMARMAAWMFWIMGFGNEIGLYTAGQWAAAYRERFMRLYEELTGGRVYHIYTVPGGVRRDIPGDRWLRQLRDTVEYIKGKMKDFDEILFDNYIMFERTEGVGVMDKKFALKHAVTGPNLRATGVPYDVRKDDPYLYYPELEFEVPILKEGDSLARTLVRRYEMEQDLYILEQLLDMGPPSGPYMVQDPRLKALPRFKPPKGEAYAHVESTKGDFGVFVVSDGTHKPYRAHFRGPSQSHGVTVLEKLLEGARLADVPVILKTLDNCPPDIDR
- the nuoI gene encoding NADH-quinone oxidoreductase subunit NuoI, with amino-acid sequence MESVEKPRVRVVGEEKVKLKKSFVKPWMGIKYLFKKPVTIKIPYEKIEPAPKYRGFHTLDWKKCIGCNFCGQICPARAIEMTWIEVDGKVEKRPHPKVDYGRCTFCQFCVDVCPTGALGHVENYYLTTAGLEEDLQLYDWVPIDPKKVRELNEKFNDYRFPVERIKFNKETKEVTYYLRDGTEFKFKILGYGLKPPAAAKPKPAAKPAEKPAEKKEEPKSKEKKE
- a CDS encoding uracil-xanthine permease family protein; amino-acid sequence: MEKVETIEKPVLKIGVEEKVEPAKALVFGLQHVLAMFGATVTVPLVVGGAIGMSGDQIALMIQAVLLAMGIATLLQTTIGSRYPIVQGSSFAFIPGLIAIGSSLGMAAVQGALIVGGLIEAAIGWLGIIGKVRKLFTPLVTGVTITLIGFSLANVAVKNFFNFYADPSGSTLVKASLVALVTFLTTVFVALKAKGSLKAMPVVVGAAVGYLVSIPLGLTDFGLVKSLPVLSVPTLFPWGRPVFDTSAIVILLFAFMVSIIESVGDYHAIATVTGSDITGKHITRGIGSEGLACSIAGLLGACGTTSYSENIGVVALTKVGSRHVVQVGAVILMFLSLLPKFAGILASMPAPVLGGLTLALYGMISVTGLRLIKEKVEFSDRNTLILAAALIAGLGAPQLPPEFLAHFPELIASILESGMAVGAITAMVLERIL